Within the Desertifilum tharense IPPAS B-1220 genome, the region GATTGCCTACAGGAGAAGCATCTTGTCCGTTGGAGAAGGAATAACCCGCGCCGATATAGATATCGGTTTGCCAGTTGAGCGGTACGTCGTAGGATACGGTAGGTACGACAGCAGCCGTTCCGCCGAAAATAAAAGCTTGAGTCCGCAGGGAAATCGGGGTTTCTAATAACTTGTAGCGAACCGCAATCACAGCACTTGCAGGGCGTCCGGCGTCGTCGCCTCCTCCAGCAACACCAAAGGCTGGCCCCACCCCAATATAACTTCCGTAGGCTGCTTGGGCGAAGGCGGGTTGACTAGATAAAGCCCCGATGCCTAAGATTGCAGCCCCTAATCCGAGAATCCACTGTTGACAGCGTTTCATGCAAATTGCTCCTCACTCCACCAACGGTAAAAAATGATGAGTTCGTCGATCTCTCATTTCCATACCGAGTTTATCCTACTGTTTAGGCTCCCAGAAGTGTCAAACTTTTCACCTAGGGACATTGGGGATGAATTGCCCCTTGTTGGCAGAGGTACTCTAATTGGACGGGTTCTAGATTTTGTGTCTGAGTTAAATTTACTCCTTGCCAGGTGCGATCGCGCTGATGGGGGGCTTTTTCAATAAAACTGGTAGGGGAGGCGGTTGGGGTTTGTTGAAATACTGCCCCTTGAAAATCAACGCCTTCTACATTGGCACCGCGAAAATCAGCAAAACTTAGATTAGCCCCGCGCAAACTAGCGTTGCGTAGCTGCGTATTTCGCAAGTTTGCCCCGCTGAGTTGCGTTCCGCTCAAATCGGCTTCGTTGAGTTTGGCTTGGGTAAAATTAGCATTGGCTAAATCTGCTCCTTGCCAATCGGTTTGAGTCAGTTCGGCGTGTTGAAATTGGGCGTTATTCCCCTGAATTTGGGCTAAACGCGCCCCTTGGAGGTTGGTAAAGGTGAGATTGGCATTGGCTAAATCTGCCCCCACTAAACTCGCGGCGGCGAGGTTGGCAGATTCTAGGGAAGCGCCGGTGAGTTGGGCGCTACTCAGGTTGGCTGCGTCTAAACGCGCATGGGTTAAATTGGCACCATTGAGGGTGGCTCGCAATAAACTAGCACGGCTGAGAGTCGCGCGAGATAAATTTGCCCCGGTGAAGTCGGTTTCTTTCAAGTCAGCGCCGCTTAAATCGGCTATCCAATCATCATAGGTGCCGATGCGACCGTCCGGGCCTGGGCCGTAGAAGCGACTGTTGCGAAAACTGCCTCCTTCTAGAATGGCGTTGCGAAACTGAATTCCGGATAAATCCAGGTTATCTAAAACGAGGGTGAAAGGTGTTGGGGCAGAAATTCGACCGAGATAAGTGCGGCTGAGATCGGTTTGGGCTGTTTGTCCGCTATAAACGGTTAGAATTTTAGCGATCGCGCTTTGGGTGGCTTGCAAGCGCCGGGTGAGGATTTGTGCTTGGGGGGTGGGGTTGCGCGTGGGTTGAATGGAGTCGAGTTGGGCTTTGAGGGCTTGATTGAGGCGTTGAAGAAAGGGTAATGCTTCCGGGCCGCTACTGACTAGCGCTTGTTGAATGGGGTCTAGATTTTCCGGCGTTTGTTCCTGACTCAGCAAGTCTACTAGAAATTGCATGGCTCTGCGATCGCCAACGGTTCCCAAGGCTAAAATTGCTTCTCGGCGGCTAGAGAGGGCGCTAGCACTTCCCGCAGGGGTGTCTGCATTCAGTTTTCCCACTAATTCGAGAAACAGTTGGTTATCCTGTTGCTGAAATTCTCGGCGGTTCGCTTGGGTTTGGATATAAATTTGGGTACCCACAAATGTGCCTAAAATGGCACTCAGAGAAGCGAGGAGGGCGATGAGTAGCGTTAAACCCGGATGTTCGCGCATCCAGTACCACAAGCTGCTGCGCCGCTGAATGGCTTCTGGGGTAAGGACAATTGCTGCCAGGGTAGGGGTTTCGTCTATTTCTGCTGAAAAAGGGGTTCCTCTCCCTTTTCGTTGGCTTTCCGAAAGCACAAAAGTCCCGGCCAATCGGTCATGAAATGCGCGATGATGGCGATTAAAGCGACTGCTAGCACATTCTGCTAATAGGAAAAAGCCAGCCAGTCCCGCTAATACTCCTAAGTCGGGAAATGCGCCGCTATAGCGCCAAATACTATAGGCAATTCCCAGGGGTAAGCCCCAACGCCCAACTGCTTCGCGAACAAACGCCCGCACAACGCCGGGAGGTGCGCCATTTGCCCCAATGACTCGCACGCCAAACCACCGTTTGGGCGAGGTTTTCCCGGTACTTCCCAAGAGGAAAAGCTGCCACGCGGTAACGGCAATCGGGGCCGCAAGCGCCACTGACCAGAGTAAATT harbors:
- a CDS encoding pentapeptide repeat-containing protein encodes the protein MSSPTARKDSNSPPTSRRLRLRKPPLLLRRLGAWVVEVTLISSSAIAPYAMGEYARTHSETQVPLNPVLSATQDNIAQTLAIPITQSDRTVAPITNLLWSVALAAPIAVTAWQLFLLGSTGKTSPKRWFGVRVIGANGAPPGVVRAFVREAVGRWGLPLGIAYSIWRYSGAFPDLGVLAGLAGFFLLAECASSRFNRHHRAFHDRLAGTFVLSESQRKGRGTPFSAEIDETPTLAAIVLTPEAIQRRSSLWYWMREHPGLTLLIALLASLSAILGTFVGTQIYIQTQANRREFQQQDNQLFLELVGKLNADTPAGSASALSSRREAILALGTVGDRRAMQFLVDLLSQEQTPENLDPIQQALVSSGPEALPFLQRLNQALKAQLDSIQPTRNPTPQAQILTRRLQATQSAIAKILTVYSGQTAQTDLSRTYLGRISAPTPFTLVLDNLDLSGIQFRNAILEGGSFRNSRFYGPGPDGRIGTYDDWIADLSGADLKETDFTGANLSRATLSRASLLRATLNGANLTHARLDAANLSSAQLTGASLESANLAAASLVGADLANANLTFTNLQGARLAQIQGNNAQFQHAELTQTDWQGADLANANFTQAKLNEADLSGTQLSGANLRNTQLRNASLRGANLSFADFRGANVEGVDFQGAVFQQTPTASPTSFIEKAPHQRDRTWQGVNLTQTQNLEPVQLEYLCQQGAIHPQCP